The following is a genomic window from Pararhizobium capsulatum DSM 1112.
GTGGGATTGCGGCGCAGCACGGGTATTTCTCCGCGCAGGCCGTTGAAAAGTTCGCATCGCTGAAACGATGTCACGACCGAATTATGCAGACTGGAGCGGGGATTGAAAGACAAGCCAAAGCAGGCTTGGGGCTATCCTTTAGGGGAGGCAGCATCACCGGAGGAGTAGGGATTCAGCCCAGAGTCCGCCTGGAAAGCGCGGGGCCGCGCGGATAGCTGTCCGAGGCTGGATATAAATAGCAGAACCAGAGCATGTGCGCAGCGGTTTTGCGATAACGACATGCGCTAAAACAAAGAGCTAAAGCGTAAAAAGCGAATCTGAAAGATCGCGATCCGCTTTAGGCATGGGCGGCATGAAGCCGCCCGTGCCCTTGTTATTGTCAGACGAGGAGGAAATCGCTCGCCGACAGCGTGTAGCCGTTTTCGAACGTTGCGACCAGAACCTGCGCCGCCGAACCGGTGCCGTCGCTGTCATAATAGAGAGCGTGTTTGGCCGTATCGTAGATGAAGCGGTCGGTGCTGTCGTGAGCACCTGTGCCGAGGTAGAAGGCCCCGGTGCTGAGATTTCCGGTCGGTCCGGACGTTACGTCGAATACGACCAGATCACCCGAACCGAAGTCGGTGATGTGATCGGCACCCGACGTTTTCACTTCGCTTTGACGAAACATGAACTTGTCGGCACCGGAACCGCCCGTCAGCGTGTCGTAGCCGGACTGTCCTTCAAGCGTGTCGTTGCCCGAACCACCGATGATCGCGTCGCTGCCTGCACCACCCTTGAGCGTGTTGTTGCCAGAGTTACCGCTGATGCCGTTGTTCGCCGAATTGCCGGTGCCATTGATGTTGCCGGTGCCCGTAAGCGCCAGGTATTCGACATTGGTCGCCAGTGTATGGCTGACCGAAGCCTTGACGAGGTCCGTACCTGCGCTGGCGCCTTCGGTAACAACATCGCCGGTGTTGTCGACGATGTAGGTATCATCACCGGAGCCACCGGCCATCTTGTCCACGCCGGCCTTGCCGTCGAGGGTGTTGTTGCCCGAGTTGCCGGTCAGCGTGTTGACCGCCGAGTTGCCGGTAGCATTGATGTTGCCGGTTCCGGTCAGTGTCAGGTTTTCGACATTGGTCGCCAGGGTATAGCTAACGGATGCCTTGACGAGATCGGTACCGGCATTGCTGGCTTCGGTAATGACATCACCCGCATTATCAACGACATAGGTGTCGTTACCGGTGCCGCCAGCCATCTTGTCCGCGCCGGCACCGCCGTCGATGACATTGTTGGCAGAATTGCCGGTCAGCGTGTCGCCATAGCTTGAGCCCGTCAGGTTTTCGATGCTGATGAACTTGTCGCCCGCAGCGTGGCCGCCGGAAGCCGCTCCGGTCTGGAGGTTGACGTTCACTGCGGTCGAACCGGCATAGCTTGCCGTATCCGTGCCGAGACCGCCGTCAAGGGTATCGGCGCCTGCGCCGCCCTTCAGGAGGTCGTTGCCGCCCATGCCCTTGTAGGTTTCGTTGCCGGCATCCGTCTTGCCGCTCAGCGGGAGGGTGTCGTTGCCTTCCGTTCCGGTATAGGTGGTTCCTGTTACCGGGGGGGTTGGGGTGGTCGGCGTTGTCGGCGTGGAGGGCAATGCGTCCAGATCGGTATTGCCCGAAAGCACCGGCTTGTTGCCATAGAGCGAAAAGTCACCCCAGTAGCCGTCGCCGATCTGGTTGTTGGTGATCTTGATCGAGCTGTCGTCTACTGCGCCGCCACCGAAACGGTCGTCGAGATAGACGGTGTAGCCGCCACCGACCAGTCGGTTGCCATCCACGGTGATGTTGGAAAGGCCGCCGAAGTAGTTGTCGAGCATGATGGCCGACGTCTGGCTGTAGTCATTGATGACCGTGTTGTGGATGATATCAATGTTGTTACCGCCATTGATCTCAATGCCGTCATAGTGGGCTTCGCTACCGCCACGCATGTCGTGGATGTAGTTGTCCTTGATGACGGACGGTCCAATGACATTGATGCCATTTTCGACGTCGTGCAGATTATTGCGCAGGAAGGTTCCGAAGCCGTAGATGGCATTGACGGTGCCACCGACGCCATCGATC
Proteins encoded in this region:
- a CDS encoding calcium-binding protein, with amino-acid sequence MRSTFRDVAASEFSADTSAIRGEINSFIDSSAHVDSQISDAAQTFNFRDFGNLIDDAIQVRDTFSHGAKAGVIEDTIRLQNQDHSATSSLDADTSPVKVASATTSTPVETTQATATQTLAKAAAVAPTTTLAAMSSAAAPAAATTAATSGFPDASNTGVASGTVMTKYTGSYHVTQDNAVISNLEVHGDIVIEAKNVTLKNVKLVSDTEWHALRVMDDATGFTLQDSEIDGVGGTVNAIYGFGTFLRNNLHDVENGINVIGPSVIKDNYIHDMRGGSEAHYDGIEINGGNNIDIIHNTVINDYSQTSAIMLDNYFGGLSNITVDGNRLVGGGYTVYLDDRFGGGAVDDSSIKITNNQIGDGYWGDFSLYGNKPVLSGNTDLDALPSTPTTPTTPTPPVTGTTYTGTEGNDTLPLSGKTDAGNETYKGMGGNDLLKGGAGADTLDGGLGTDTASYAGSTAVNVNLQTGAASGGHAAGDKFISIENLTGSSYGDTLTGNSANNVIDGGAGADKMAGGTGNDTYVVDNAGDVITEASNAGTDLVKASVSYTLATNVENLTLTGTGNINATGNSAVNTLTGNSGNNTLDGKAGVDKMAGGSGDDTYIVDNTGDVVTEGASAGTDLVKASVSHTLATNVEYLALTGTGNINGTGNSANNGISGNSGNNTLKGGAGSDAIIGGSGNDTLEGQSGYDTLTGGSGADKFMFRQSEVKTSGADHITDFGSGDLVVFDVTSGPTGNLSTGAFYLGTGAHDSTDRFIYDTAKHALYYDSDGTGSAAQVLVATFENGYTLSASDFLLV